The following are from one region of the Advenella mimigardefordensis DPN7 genome:
- the rpoZ gene encoding DNA-directed RNA polymerase subunit omega produces MARITIDDCMTHIPNRFNLTLAATYRARELAQGHEPRVDPDKDKPTVIALREIAKGLTGAEMLRKVPT; encoded by the coding sequence ATGGCTCGTATTACTATCGATGATTGCATGACGCACATCCCCAACCGCTTCAATCTGACACTGGCCGCCACCTACCGTGCCCGTGAACTGGCTCAGGGCCATGAACCACGTGTTGATCCGGACAAGGACAAACCTACCGTGATTGCGTTGCGTGAAATTGCCAAAGGCCTGACTGGCGCGGAAATGCTTCGCAAAGTACCTACCTGA
- the gmk gene encoding guanylate kinase encodes MIIAPSGAGKSSLVNALLAQDNNISLSISCTTRDPRPGEQEGREYYFTTKQDFLQLRDADQLLEWAEVHGNFYGTPRSPIEKAIAQGKDILLEIDWQGARQVRQHFPGVTGIFILPPSIDVLETRLTQRGQDSASVITRRILAAGNEIAHAPECEYVIINEDFATALSELQKIVAAARLRYQSQAARHAQLFSQLGISDSAR; translated from the coding sequence ATGATTATCGCACCCAGCGGTGCGGGCAAATCAAGTCTGGTTAATGCGCTGCTGGCGCAGGACAACAATATTTCCCTGTCTATCTCCTGCACGACCCGCGATCCGCGGCCGGGAGAACAGGAAGGTCGCGAATACTATTTCACCACCAAGCAGGACTTTCTGCAATTGCGCGACGCCGATCAATTGCTTGAATGGGCCGAAGTGCACGGCAATTTTTACGGCACACCGCGTTCACCTATAGAAAAAGCCATTGCCCAGGGCAAGGATATTCTTCTGGAAATTGACTGGCAGGGTGCGCGCCAGGTACGGCAGCATTTCCCCGGCGTTACCGGCATTTTCATCCTGCCCCCCTCCATCGACGTACTGGAAACCCGTCTCACCCAGCGCGGACAGGATTCGGCCAGCGTCATCACGCGACGAATACTGGCGGCAGGAAACGAGATCGCGCACGCGCCGGAGTGCGAATATGTTATTATCAACGAAGATTTTGCCACAGCCCTGAGTGAATTACAGAAAATCGTTGCAGCCGCAAGGCTCCGATACCAGTCCCAGGCCGCCCGGCATGCCCAACTCTTCTCCCAACTCGGCATTTCCGACTCTGCTCGGTAA
- a CDS encoding SDR family oxidoreductase, translating to MNTPPLKVAVVTGAGSGVGRAVALELLGTGYAVVLAGRREQALEETRTAAGADATRALVVPTDVTKEEDVRRLFDTAQREYGRVDALFNNAGRGGTPVPVDEFSVQEWRDIVDVNLTGMFLCAQAAFRVMRYQDPQGGRIINNGSISAHAPRPMSIAYTSTKHAVTGLTKSLSLDGRAYNIACGQVDIGNAGTEMTQRMQKGIIQANGETRVEPVMDVAHVAQTVRAMCEFPLETNVQFVTIMATKMPYVGRG from the coding sequence ATGAATACACCTCCCCTTAAAGTCGCCGTGGTCACCGGAGCAGGATCCGGCGTCGGGCGTGCAGTGGCGCTGGAGTTGCTGGGCACCGGCTATGCCGTTGTGCTGGCAGGCAGACGCGAGCAAGCCCTGGAAGAGACCCGCACGGCGGCCGGTGCCGATGCGACCCGGGCATTGGTGGTACCAACCGATGTGACCAAAGAAGAAGACGTACGTCGGTTGTTCGATACCGCTCAGCGTGAGTACGGGCGCGTCGATGCGCTTTTTAATAATGCGGGGCGGGGTGGTACGCCGGTACCTGTCGATGAGTTCTCGGTACAGGAGTGGCGGGATATTGTGGATGTGAATCTTACCGGCATGTTCCTGTGTGCGCAGGCAGCGTTTCGCGTCATGCGCTATCAGGATCCGCAAGGGGGGCGCATTATCAACAACGGTTCCATTTCGGCCCATGCACCGCGGCCCATGAGTATTGCCTATACGTCTACCAAACACGCCGTTACCGGGTTAACCAAGTCGCTGTCGCTCGATGGACGTGCCTACAATATCGCCTGCGGCCAGGTGGATATCGGTAATGCCGGTACCGAAATGACGCAGCGCATGCAAAAGGGCATTATTCAGGCAAACGGCGAAACGCGTGTGGAGCCGGTGATGGATGTGGCGCATGTGGCCCAGACGGTGCGCGCCATGTGTGAATTTCCATTGGAAACCAACGTGCAGTTTGTGACAATCATGGCTACTAAAATGCCGTATGTCGGACGTGGCTGA
- a CDS encoding pirin family protein: MTIQKLKPRIADVGGIPVARALPNRERRTIGSWCFLDHAGPARFEEGNPGMQVGEHPHINLQTFTWMLEGEVLHKDGLGNEQVIRRKQVNLMTAGHGIAHTEQTPPGIDVLHAVQLWIALPQSETPIAPAFEHYPQLPEWQQANTRFTLLTGEFAGQRAPTRQFTPLVGVDIEAQGPDSIELTLNPEFEYGLFLITGSPASIDGQLFELNEVAFLGTGRTSVHIETTAESRLLLLGGTPIDVPDFQIWWNFVGSRKDIIQAQKDWNAHDPRFAKVNTDMKRLTPPDLPWVDKAAPAS; this comes from the coding sequence ATGACTATTCAGAAACTCAAACCGCGCATCGCCGATGTTGGCGGTATTCCCGTTGCCCGCGCCTTACCTAATCGTGAGCGACGTACTATCGGATCCTGGTGTTTTCTGGATCATGCCGGGCCGGCCCGCTTTGAAGAAGGCAATCCGGGTATGCAGGTGGGTGAGCATCCGCATATCAATCTGCAGACCTTTACCTGGATGCTTGAAGGGGAAGTGTTACACAAAGACGGCCTGGGCAACGAGCAGGTGATTCGTCGCAAGCAGGTTAACCTGATGACCGCCGGGCATGGTATCGCGCATACGGAACAGACGCCGCCGGGAATCGATGTGCTGCATGCGGTGCAACTCTGGATTGCCTTGCCGCAGTCGGAAACGCCCATTGCACCGGCCTTTGAGCATTATCCGCAACTGCCGGAGTGGCAGCAGGCCAATACGCGATTTACCTTGCTCACCGGCGAATTTGCCGGGCAGCGGGCACCGACCCGCCAGTTCACGCCACTGGTTGGGGTGGATATCGAAGCGCAGGGGCCTGACAGCATTGAGCTGACGCTGAATCCCGAGTTCGAATATGGTCTGTTTCTGATTACCGGTTCACCGGCCAGTATTGACGGTCAGTTGTTTGAGTTGAATGAAGTGGCATTTCTTGGCACGGGCAGAACGAGTGTGCACATTGAGACCACAGCCGAATCCCGCCTGTTGCTGCTGGGCGGCACGCCGATTGATGTGCCCGATTTTCAGATTTGGTGGAATTTCGTCGGTTCGCGCAAGGACATTATTCAGGCGCAGAAGGACTGGAACGCGCATGATCCGCGGTTTGCAAAGGTGAATACGGATATGAAGCGCCTCACGCCGCCTGATCTGCCGTGGGTAGATAAGGCCGCGCCCGCATCCTGA
- a CDS encoding YicC/YloC family endoribonuclease — protein sequence MIHSMTAFGSARSEFLLGSVSVELKGVNSRYLDLAFRIPDELRHAETALRELLGSHLKRGKLEVRVSFARSGSLQQRAFEVDQLTLINERYLAARKIIPDLAAPGMSDLLHWPAPNEYNEDDSPAMWLNQCMQAGRSALQELILARAREGTRLATAMLEAADEMKKVIATIEERLPGILEEYRKKLAGKLTDTLNAACPNGFEQISGAELSARIASESSLFSLRIDVAEELTRLDSHLKELSVILSTGKSESKSAAKSLSLGKRLDFLFQEMNREVNTLGSKSSSLEITQSVIDLKLLIEQLREQAQNIE from the coding sequence ATGATTCACAGCATGACGGCTTTCGGCAGCGCCCGTTCCGAATTCCTGCTTGGCAGCGTAAGCGTAGAACTCAAAGGCGTCAATAGCCGCTATCTTGATCTGGCCTTCAGAATTCCCGATGAACTGCGTCATGCGGAAACCGCCCTCAGGGAGCTGCTTGGCAGCCATCTGAAACGCGGCAAACTGGAAGTGCGCGTCTCTTTTGCCCGCTCGGGCAGCCTGCAACAGCGGGCCTTCGAAGTAGATCAGCTCACGCTGATTAACGAACGCTACCTGGCGGCACGCAAAATTATTCCGGATCTTGCGGCACCGGGCATGAGCGATCTGCTGCACTGGCCTGCTCCCAATGAATACAACGAAGATGATTCGCCGGCCATGTGGCTGAATCAGTGCATGCAAGCAGGACGCAGTGCGCTGCAGGAGCTGATCCTTGCCCGGGCACGGGAAGGCACGCGTCTGGCGACCGCCATGCTTGAGGCAGCCGACGAAATGAAAAAAGTCATTGCCACTATTGAAGAGCGACTGCCCGGGATTCTGGAAGAATACCGCAAGAAGCTCGCCGGAAAACTGACCGATACCCTGAACGCCGCCTGCCCCAACGGTTTTGAACAGATCAGTGGCGCCGAATTGTCAGCACGCATCGCCTCGGAGTCATCCCTGTTCTCGCTGCGCATTGACGTCGCAGAAGAACTGACAAGACTGGACTCCCATTTGAAGGAGCTCAGCGTTATTCTGTCTACCGGCAAATCGGAATCAAAATCGGCAGCCAAGTCACTCAGCCTGGGCAAACGCCTGGATTTCCTTTTTCAGGAAATGAACCGGGAGGTCAATACACTGGGATCCAAGTCCAGTTCTCTGGAAATCACGCAATCGGTCATTGATCTTAAACTGCTGATCGAACAATTGCGTGAACAGGCACAGAATATCGAATAG
- the rph gene encoding ribonuclease PH produces MPSADLNLNFARPSGREHDMIRPLAVTRSYTNYAEGSVLIEAGNTRVLCNASVLETVPPFLRGKGQGWVTAEYGMLPRSTHTRSDREAARGKQSGRTQEIQRLIGRSLRAVMDMQKLGERTIQIDCDVIQADGGTRCASITGAWIAMADAVSLLLRDGRLSANPLRDRVAAISVGMYKGHAVLDLDYEEDSACDADMNVVMTGSGQFVEVQGTAEGQVFSRQDLDSLLALAESGIARLLREQQSAWPA; encoded by the coding sequence ATGCCCAGCGCAGATCTCAACCTTAATTTCGCTCGTCCTTCAGGTCGGGAACACGATATGATTCGTCCGCTTGCCGTTACACGCAGTTACACCAACTATGCGGAAGGGTCCGTACTGATCGAAGCTGGCAACACCCGTGTACTATGCAATGCCAGTGTGCTCGAAACGGTGCCGCCTTTTCTGCGAGGCAAAGGCCAGGGATGGGTAACGGCTGAATATGGCATGTTGCCGCGCTCAACCCATACGCGTTCTGATCGCGAAGCTGCGCGCGGCAAGCAGAGCGGACGCACCCAGGAAATTCAACGTTTGATCGGGCGCAGTTTGCGTGCGGTCATGGATATGCAAAAGCTCGGCGAACGCACCATCCAGATTGATTGCGATGTCATCCAGGCCGATGGCGGGACCCGCTGCGCGAGTATTACCGGCGCCTGGATCGCCATGGCCGATGCCGTCAGCCTGCTGCTTCGGGACGGGCGCCTGTCCGCCAATCCGCTGCGAGACAGGGTTGCTGCTATTTCAGTTGGCATGTACAAGGGGCATGCCGTGCTGGATCTGGACTACGAAGAAGATTCGGCCTGCGATGCCGATATGAATGTGGTGATGACTGGCTCCGGCCAGTTTGTGGAAGTGCAGGGTACCGCCGAAGGTCAGGTATTCAGCCGTCAGGATCTGGATAGTTTGCTGGCTCTGGCCGAATCGGGTATTGCCCGGTTGTTGCGTGAGCAGCAGTCAGCCTGGCCTGCCTAG